The Oreochromis niloticus isolate F11D_XX linkage group LG13, O_niloticus_UMD_NMBU, whole genome shotgun sequence genome has a window encoding:
- the LOC100702920 gene encoding LOW QUALITY PROTEIN: zinc finger protein 503 (The sequence of the model RefSeq protein was modified relative to this genomic sequence to represent the inferred CDS: inserted 1 base in 1 codon), giving the protein MITSPSASALKNSDICVAWESSSSRNSGSANVNKPFLHSAPPSDPLRQANRLPIKVLKMLTARSGHILHPEYLQPLPSTPVSPIELDAKKSPLALLAQTCSQIGKPDPPPSSKLSSVTPNGSSEKESKSGPLKLSDIGVDDKSSFKPYSKPSDKKDSSSGVSGGEKSGFRVPSATCQPFTPRTGSPSSSTSASPMPSDGKCGERDEKKESDCNKNGSTDGSGTTSHSRISVSCGGINVEVNQHQETTPGSKTTSSSESSSVTSVSSASVLGSGLVAPVSPYKPGQTVFPLPPAGMTYPGSLAGAYAGYPQHFLPHGGSLVNAQLASSLGCSKAGSSPLAGASPPSIMSASLCRDPYCLSYHCASHLAGAASASCTHDSAAAAAANALKSSYPLMYPSHPIHGVHSSAPSFSGHPLYPYGFMLPNDPLPHVCNWVSANGPCDKRFSTSEELLNHLRTHTAFTGAEKLISGYPGSSSLASAAAAAMACHMHMPPSGXPGSPGTLALRSPHHALGLSSRYHPYSKSPLPTPGAPVPVPAATGPYYSPYALYGQRLTTASALGYQ; this is encoded by the exons ATGATCACATCGCCCTCGGCGTCTGCCTTAAAAAATAGTGATATTTGTGTAGCGTGGGAAAGCAGCAGTTCTCGGAATAGCGGCTCAGCGAACGTCAACAAGCCTTTTCTCCACTCCGCACCTCCGTCTGATCCACTACGGCAAGCGAACCGACTTCCCATCAAGGTTTTGAAAATGCTTACCGCACGGTCGGGACACATTTTGCACCCGGAGTATCTGCAGCCTTTGCCTTCGACCCCTGTCAGTCCTATAGAG CTAGATGCCAAGAAAAGTCCGCTGGCTCTGCTGGCGCAGACCTGCTCTCAGATCGGCAAACCGGACCCGCCACCCTCCTCCAAATTATCCTCCGTAACCCCAAATGGATCTAGTGAGAAGGAATCTAAATCGGGCCCTTTGAAACTGAGTGACATTGGTGTGGATGACAAATCTAGCTTCAAACCTTATTCTAAACCTTCAGATAAGAAGGACTCGTCTTCGGGCGTTTCAGGCGGAGAGAAGTCTGGTTTCCGAGTGCCGAGCGCCACCTGCCAGCCGTTTACACCGCGGACAGGCAGCCCCAGCTCCAGCACTTCAGCCTCCCCTATGCCATCGGACGGGAAATGTGGGGAAAGGGATGAAAAGAAAGAGTCTGATTGTAATAAAAATGGCTCTACGGACGGCTCTGGCACCACTAGCCACAGCAGGATAAGCGTGAGTTGTGGTGGAATTAACGTGGAGGTGAACCAACACCAGGAGACGACGCCTGGCAGTAAAACCACCTCCTCCTCGGAGTCCTCATCTGTTACTTCTGTATCCTCCGCATCCGTTCTCGGGTCAGGACTTGTGGCGCCGGTTTCTCCTTACAAACCGGGACAGACAGTTTTTCCTTTGCCTCCTGCTGGTATGACATACCCAGGTAGCTTGGCTGGGGCCTATGCTGGCTACCCTCAGCACTTCCTGCCCCACGGAGGGAGCTTGGTAAATGCACAGCTGGCCAGTTCACTGGGCTGCAGTAAGGCTGGATCCAGCCCCTTGGCTGGGGCTTCTCCACCGTCCATCATGTCAGCCAGCCTGTGCAGAGACCCTTACTGCCTCAGTTACCACTGTGCCAGTCATTTAGCGGGCGCTGCCAGCGCTTCCTGCACGCAcgactctgcagctgcagctgccgCGAACGCCCTCAAGTCCAGCTACCCACTAATGTACCCGTCACACCCCATACACGGCGTTCATTCCTCAGCGCCATCATTTAGCGGACACCCTCTGTACCCATACGGTTTCATGCTTCCCAACGACCCTCTCCCCCACGTTTGTAATTGGGTGTCGGCAAATGGACCGTGCGACAAGCGTTTCTCCACCTCGGAAGAGCTCCTGAATCACCTGAGGACACACACTGCTTTTACTGGGGCTGAAAAGTTGATATCCGGTTATCCCGGGTCGTCTTCGCTGGCcagtgctgcagcagcagccatgGCCTGCCATATGCACATGCCACCGTCAG GCCCCGGGAGTCCCGGGACTTTGGCTTTAAGGAGCCCGCATCATGCGTTAGGACTCAGCAGCCGCTATCATCCGTACTCCAAAAGCCCCCTGCCAACCCCCGGTGCCCCTGTTCCTGTCCCCGCAGCCACCGGCCCTTACTACTCCCCCTATGCACTGTACGGCCAGAGACTCACCACAGCATCAGCGCTTGGATATCagtga